One Pseudomonas tolaasii NCPPB 2192 genomic window carries:
- a CDS encoding alpha/beta fold hydrolase, whose protein sequence is MKPSVLVKGLACACLWLSASLGFAEPLITSSAIDWLLDCPFPAVARPDPEVLDRTQCGTVRVPRDHAAPTRGSLRLTLIRVGARQPLNREGVVFIQAGEPQRGQGAAFAVDLASRWESYATPAYRTLANRYDVIELSVRDLTQDNSAEQAARDMDFVRAQLGDAQLNFLGIAQATRLGGRYAALFPERVARMALVNAGSEEPAISGVDLLRLKEVTRPGAVTSGCVNQWVGDFLVFGKQPPVSTRCLDRGAWE, encoded by the coding sequence ATGAAACCCAGCGTTCTTGTAAAAGGCCTGGCGTGCGCGTGCCTCTGGCTGAGCGCAAGCCTGGGCTTTGCCGAGCCTCTGATCACATCGAGCGCAATTGACTGGCTGCTGGACTGCCCCTTTCCCGCGGTGGCGCGTCCGGACCCCGAAGTGCTTGACCGAACCCAATGCGGCACCGTGCGCGTGCCGCGCGACCATGCGGCCCCGACGCGCGGCAGCCTGCGCCTGACCCTGATCCGTGTGGGCGCCCGGCAGCCGCTGAACCGCGAAGGCGTGGTGTTTATCCAGGCCGGTGAGCCGCAACGCGGCCAGGGCGCGGCGTTCGCCGTCGATCTGGCCAGCCGCTGGGAGTCTTACGCCACACCAGCCTATCGCACGCTGGCCAACCGTTATGACGTGATCGAGCTAAGCGTGCGCGACCTCACTCAAGACAACTCGGCCGAGCAGGCCGCGAGGGACATGGATTTTGTGCGCGCACAACTGGGAGACGCGCAGCTCAACTTCCTCGGCATTGCGCAGGCGACCCGGCTTGGCGGGCGATACGCCGCGCTGTTTCCCGAGCGCGTTGCACGCATGGCCCTGGTGAACGCCGGCAGTGAAGAGCCGGCTATCTCGGGTGTCGACCTGCTGCGGCTCAAGGAAGTCACGCGACCGGGCGCCGTCACCAGCGGATGCGTCAACCAATGGGTCGGGGACTT